TGTGAAAAGCAATCACAAGAATTGgataccttcttcttcttcttatacaACAGCTTGAATAGGAGCATTTCCAACATTTAAAAGCAGTCCtggagatttgatctgaagagCAGGTTTAATAGTAAGCAAAGCAATGAAACAGTCTACAGGGACTCTGGTACCCCATACATTGATCACCTCTAGCTTTCTACATTTATTTACAAGACCAAGAAGCCCATTCTCGGTTACATGACGGCAGCTCCAAAGAACAATAGTCTGACCAAAAAAACACACACACCATATATATCATATGTGAGAGTTGCCCTACCGAAAATTAAAgttaagaaattaaaataaaatcccAAGTTGTAGTTTGGACAATCTACACACCTTTAGGTGTGGACAACTATCTGCAATGACAAACAGAGACTCATCTGTGATAAATGTACCACCAATATTCAGGTGCTGCAATGAATTAGCTCTTGATATCtgtttaaaaatcaaaattaaaagaaGTCTATTATTGAGAAAAAGCATAAGTAACATTCTACGTTATATATTCCATCCCACACAATACGGTTGTAATTATTCAcgtataacaaatatatatatatatatatatataattcaattgcacaacttttatttttttgaacTCATTTTCATATATTTGTGTATTGTCACGTCAATGTGTcacattaatttaatttttcaTGCAATTCTCAACATTGATCAAAATTGTGAGTGATATGATCTTGTAGGTTAAATCTTTGCCCACATGTTACTCTTTCTAAGCCAAAAAGTTGCTTCTAGTTAAGCAAAAGAACAGTAAAGCAAGGTAATCATAAGCTCCTTTTAATGTCAATTAGGGCATTCACAATGTTCAAAACACTTTTGTTGCTTAACAGAGTTTTGTCAGTTTTATTGAGCAGATAACTTTGGTGGGCAACGTTGCTTGCAGTTgctaagcttttttttttaaatgtcacaTGGATGagaaagagaaacaaaaaaataatacttAATTTTTTTGTGCAAAGTATAAAGTTACCTGCCTTGTGTATGCTATTATCATAAGCTAGCTTTTAGTTATGTAGAAGCTGTGGTGCAATTATTGATCTGAAATGATGTAGCATAATGACTATAGTACAATCACTCTTACTGAAGATATTTAAGGTTCAGGGATTTGGGAACAAGTTTTAAGAATTAAATGGTATCTGAATATGAAAAGAAAAAGTGCAGAACAGGGCTGCTAAACAAACATGTCAAACAATGTTCCACTATTTCTAAGAATCTGTTTTATTCTCTCCTTTTTATGATAACACTCTAGTTAAATGAATATTGAACCAAAGAGTAATTGAATAGTAATACTAGGAAATAAAATCAAATTGGCATTGCAAAAAGAAAAAGGGTTTTCTGAAACTAAACTATTACTTACCAAATAAACAACACCTTTATCTGTGACCCCTGTCATACCCCATAAGGATATGGAGGTTAAATTACTGACACACTTGGCCAAAGATATTTGGTATAGTCCATTGTCAGAGATCTGACAACCCCAACGGCTTCTTGAACTGAAATTTGGACAAGAGGAGGATGATCAAGAATTTAAGCAtgcataaattattaaatttacgACTTATTTAGGTATTATTAGGATGAATAGTTGAATACAAAAATATCAGCTTTTGGAAATTTATGAATACTTGTAAACTTCGTACACactttttttgtaattttcaaaTCATAACATAGGATTTTCGGCtgatatgaataaaaataattagatAAAAGAGCTTGGATTTTATAAATGGATGGTGAAAAAACTAAATCCAGATAAATACTAATAactgtccaaaaaaaaaaaaacaaataatttgaacaAATAGGAGTTAATATGGTTACAATTGCCATTGCATGAATGATCAAGATTATGCCTAATGCTAATCATACCTATAGTAGATTTTTCTAACTAAAATATCAAAAGGGCTATAGAGATAAGAAG
The genomic region above belongs to Humulus lupulus chromosome 1, drHumLupu1.1, whole genome shotgun sequence and contains:
- the LOC133809715 gene encoding F-box protein At5g67140 — encoded protein: MAVEAEIDRLPIDLLAHIFVLITSFTDLAQASSVCRKWRKGVTQSLGGRQNLSFAGCKMDDVSTARLVRHAYSLKELDISRSRWGCQISDNGLYQISLAKCVSNLTSISLWGMTGVTDKGVVYLISRANSLQHLNIGGTFITDESLFVIADSCPHLKTIVLWSCRHVTENGLLGLVNKCRKLEVINVWGTRVPVDCFIALLTIKPALQIKSPGLLLNVGNAPIQAVV